The window CCATATAACTATTCTCCTTATCTATACATTATTTTTCGCTGAATTAAATGCCCCTTTCTTAACCTCTATGTAACCGATTACATGAACAGACAAAAAGCACAATTTTTTTATCAACTTTCATTAAGATAACATCTTTTAAAGTTGCAGTAAACTTAACGGACAACTCCGAATTACTTAGTGAATTCACAATTGACTCCCAATAACAAACCCTTTTAAACAAAGAAAAATACACCCTAAACCTCTAAATGTTTACTAGAACATTTTCTTCAGAAAATCTATATATATTTGGAACGTCCGATGGCACTTTATTCGTCAAAAACCTGGACACTGCATATAAATAGGTAGAAAGCTTGGAGGGATGACTAATGATAACGATAAGTTTGTGTATGATTGTTAAAAATGAAGAGGAAGTAATAGGGAGATGTTTAGAATCGGTCCGCGGACTAGTGGATGAGATAAATATTGTAGACACAGGATCCGAAGACCGGACAAAGGAAATTGCGAAACAGTATACTGAACGTATTTTTGACTTCGAGTGGATTGACGATTTTTCGGCAGCACGAAATTTTTCATTTCAACAAGCGTCAAAGGATTATATTCTTTGGCTTGATGCGGATGATGTATTTACAGTGGAAGATCAGGAAAAGTTTAAAAAGCTGAAACAATCGATACAACCTGCGATTGATGCGATTTCAATGAATTATCACTTAAGTTTTGATCATGAAGGAAATGTAACTTCCCTTTTGAAAAGGTACCGGTTAGTCAAAAAAGCAAATGAGTTTAAATGGATAGGAGCGGTGCATGAATTTCTCTCTGTGTCAGGAAATCTATACGATAGTGATGTAGCAGTCACTCATTCTCCTTTAAGCCATGATAGTGAACGTAACATTTCGATCTATAAAAAGTTGTTAGAATCCGGGAAAACACTCTCCCCGCGGGATACATTCTATTACGCCAACGAACTGATGGATCATAGTGATTTTGAAAAGGCAATCCTTCATTATGAAATGTTTCTTGACTCAAAACTGGGGTGGGTCGAAGACAATATCAGGGCATGCTTTAAACTTGCGGACTGCTACCATAAATTAAATGACAAAGATAAAGAGCTTAATGCTACTTTAAGAAGCCTTGCCTATGATGTCCCCCGGCCCGAAGCGTGTTGCCGACTGGGGTATTACTTTATGGAACAATTTAAAAATACCGAAGCGATTCATTGGTATAGTCAAGCGCTTCTTAATGAAAATCACCAACAGATCAGTTTTCAAAATACCTCATTTTCCACCTGGCTGCCAAACCTTCAATTATGTGTCCTTTATGATCGCTTAAAGGACTATGACAAAGCCTATCAACATAATGAATTAGCTGGAAAATACAAACCGAATGATGATATTATAGTGAAAAACAAAAAGTATTTAGAGAAAACTATCAGTGATTCAGAAGATAAAAAGTAAGAGTCTATACAAGTAACCGACAGATTGATTAAAACAGTCATCGATAGTTGAATTCGTCCAGTGCTTACTGTCATCTGACTCCCTTAATCTAGGTAAACAGCCGCTCCGATAATTTGTCGGAGCGGCTGTTTACTGTGGAAATATCAGCTTTCAATCCTTCTGGAGCATTCAAAATCAAAGCCATTTTATTAATCAGAGTTTAGAAATATCCGAGAAATTACCTACCCTTTGCTACTCATTTAATTAGCTATTATTTTATACACGTAGTTGATTGCCCGTCCCTCCATCTATTGCTCGAATAGGATGTTACAGAAAGGGGGTGAAAAAATGAATTATTATGATTACAATAATCGCAAATGTAATAAATGCGATGAGAGTACTAACCATAACAAATGCAATAACTGTTCACGTTGTTGTAGAAGGGGACCTAGAGGACCGATTGGACCGACTGGCGCTACCGGAGCTACGGGACCAATCGGACCGACTGGTACTACTGGAGCTACGGGACCAATCGGACCGACTGGCACTACCGGAGCCACGGGACCAATCGGACCGACTGGTACTACTGGAGCTACTGGACCGATTGGACCGACTGGAACTACGGGACCTACTGGACCAGCGGGAGCTACAGGTGCTAACGGAATCACTGGGCCAACTGGCGCAACCGGCCCTACTGGGGTTACTGGAGCCACTGGACCAATTGGTGCTACGGGACCTACTGGAGCTAACGGAATCACTGGACCGACGGGGGCTACGGGACCGATCGGAGTTACTGGGGCAACCGGGGCGACGGGCGCTACTGGCGTAGACGGAGTTACTGGGCCTACAGGAGCAACAGGCGCTACTGGTGCGGACGGATTGATTGGACCAACTGGACCGACTGGAGTTACCGGGCCTACAGGTGCTACGGGACCTACGGGAGCGGACGGGATTGTTGGACCGACTGGCGCTACTGGCGCAACTGGTCCGACTGGAGCTGACGGACTTATTGGACCAACCGGACCGACTGGAGCCGATGGAGTTACCGGGCCTACAGGCGCTACGGGACCTACCGGAGCTGATGGGGCTGTTGGACCGACGGGCGCTACTGGCGCAACAGGCCCGACTGGAGCTGACGGACTTATTGGACCAACCGGACCGACTGGAGCCGATGGAGTTACCGGGCCTACAGGCGCTACGGGACCTACCGGAGCTGATGGGGCTGTTGGACCGACGGGCGCTACCGGCGCAACTGGAGCGACTGGAGCTGACGGACTTATTGGACCAACCGGACCGACTGGGGCCGATGGAGTTACTGGGCCTACAGGTGCTACGGGACCTACCGGAGCTGATGGGGCTGTT of the Sporosarcina sp. FSL K6-1508 genome contains:
- a CDS encoding glycosyltransferase family 2 protein, with the translated sequence MITISLCMIVKNEEEVIGRCLESVRGLVDEINIVDTGSEDRTKEIAKQYTERIFDFEWIDDFSAARNFSFQQASKDYILWLDADDVFTVEDQEKFKKLKQSIQPAIDAISMNYHLSFDHEGNVTSLLKRYRLVKKANEFKWIGAVHEFLSVSGNLYDSDVAVTHSPLSHDSERNISIYKKLLESGKTLSPRDTFYYANELMDHSDFEKAILHYEMFLDSKLGWVEDNIRACFKLADCYHKLNDKDKELNATLRSLAYDVPRPEACCRLGYYFMEQFKNTEAIHWYSQALLNENHQQISFQNTSFSTWLPNLQLCVLYDRLKDYDKAYQHNELAGKYKPNDDIIVKNKKYLEKTISDSEDKK